The window CGTCGCGTATCGGCGGGCGAGAGGGGCGGAGGAGGTAGGTCCGGAGCAGGTAGAGGACCATGCTCGGCTCGTCGAGGCTCGGATCCACGCGGGGGACGACCTCGCGCCGGTGCGCGTCGGCGAGCGAGGACCAGTGCAAGCCGGCGCGGTTGTGGTGGATGGTGTGGAAGCCGTTGTTGCACATCACCCAGTTGAAGGCGCGGCCGACGAAGTTGCGCGAGTGGTTCCATTCACTCGTGGTGTCGCAACGATCGTGCTGGATGAGGTTGATGCGCAGGATGCAGCGGGCGCCGTAGAGCTGGGGGACGACGACGAAGAAGAGCGTCGTCCAGAAGTCGTAGACGAGCAGCGCGCCCGTCAGGCCGAAGGCGACGACCTGCTCGACGAGGTACTGCCGGACGAAGTCCTCGCGGCCCTTGATGCGGGCCCAGCGCGAGACGCCGGCGAAGGTGTTCGGGCCGGCGACGTTGGGGAAGTGGATCAGGTTGAGCAGGTTCCACCCGAAGGAGACGTACGTCGGCGCGACCCAGTCGGGCTTGCCGTCGTCCTCGAAGTGGTGGTGGACGAGGTTGTGCGAGGGGATGTTGGCCGAGGCCGGATAAAGCGCGCCGAAGCTCAAGACGGCGCGGAAGATCATGTTGAGCCGCCGGCTCTGGAAGACGCCCTGGTGCAGGTGGTTGTGGATCACCACCGTGTTGAGGAAGCTCAGGTAACAGGCCGCCGCGAGCAGCGGCAGGTTCCGGCAGGCAGGGACGAAGACCATCGAGGCGAGGACGCCGAGGTAGGCCGTCACGATGCCGATCTGTCGCCACTCGGCTGGGTGCTTGACCAGCCAGGGGCCGCGGGCAGTAAGCGAAGAGGACACGGCTCCGGCTTCTACCATCCGTCCCAGTCGGTCGACAATCATGGACGTAGGGACGGATTTGCGTTAACCGAGATGGCAAGCCGCCGTGACAGCCATCGTCTCGACCCTGACCTCCTTACCCTTCACGCAGCTCCGTCGGAACCGGTATTTTTACCTGTGGTACGACGGCTTTTACCTCGTCCTCTGCGCGGCGCTGATCGCGCTGATGGTGACGACGGGCTTCCAGGGGCTCGTCCCGACCTGGGACAATCGCCTCTGGCTCGTGCTGCCCGTGGCCTGTCACCTGCAGATCCTGTGCAGCGTGTTCATCCACAACGCGACGCACAACAACTTCCCGCGGGCGCTCAACCGGATCGTGGGCGAGCTCTGCGGGATGGTGGTGCTGACGCGGTTCGCGTCGTGGGAGGTGATCCACCAGCGGCACCACCGGTTCTCGGACGACGTCGAGAAGGACCCGCACCCGGTGGGGCCGAGCTACTGGCGGTTCCTGGTCGATACGATCGTGAACGTGGAGCACCAGCTCCAGCAGATTTACTTCGACCTCTACGGCGACACGCCCGAGAACCGGCGCTACGAGCGGCTGCGGGCGTACGTGAGTTACGGGACGAACCTGCTCCTGATCGCGACGTGGTTCCTGTTCCTGGGGAAGGTCGGGTTCTTCTTCCTGTTCGTCCCGGCGTCGATCGTGGGCTTCTTCCACCTCGTGCACTTCAACTGGTCGACGCACAACGCATTCTCGCCGAGCGGCGATTTCAAGCCGGTAAACCTCGACCACGGCTATTACAAGATCGGCAACCTGCTCTGGTTCGGCATTTACATGCACGCGAACCACCACAAGCGGGCAGGGATGTTCAATCCAGCGAAGATGCAGCCGAGCTTGCCGATCACGCCGCCGCCGGGCTGAGAGGCAGGCTGGCAGCGTAGCGCCGGGGTTTCACCCCGGGCCCCACCAGGGGCTGTCCGCCCCTGGACCCGGACCAGGCACGGCCTGGACCGAGGACGACAACGCGCGTTGCGCGTCGTCGACCAGCATTCCCCGCCCCCCCTCTACTGCGTGCCGGCAGGCTTCGGGCCCTCGGGGGGCGCCGGGGCCGCCTTGGGAGCTTCAGGCTTGGGAGCTTCGGGCTTCGGAGCTTCAGGCTTCGGAGCTTCAGGCTTGGGAGCTTCGGGCTTCGGAGCTTCGGCCGGTTTGTCCGTCGTGCCCGTGGGCTTCGCGGCCCCGGCGTCCGCGGCCGCGTCGCCCGCGTCGCCCGCGTCGGAAGAGGCCGCGTCCGCCCCGGCGTCCTCGGCGCCCGCGTCCTCGGCGCCCGCGTCGGGCACGGCTGCGGGCGCAGGCGGCGGCTCCGCGGGGCGCTCGTCCGTCCAGCAGGCCGGGTTCGGCGGCGGCTGGAAGGTGAGCTCGTGCGAAGCGCGATCCCCCTTCTTCGTGACGAGGGGATCCGTCTTGTAGACCTTGGCCTCGCCGCACTCGTACGCCGTGAGGTCACGCTCCTGCGTCTTGCCCGCGCGGAGCGGCACCGAGGCGCGCTCGTTGCTGCACTGGGCCCACTCGACCGTGTACTCGGCGTCCGCGTCCGGCAGGATCACCCGCACGCTCGGATCCGCCTCGACGCGTTTGCCCAGGAGGAGCACGCGGACCACCGGATCGCCGTCGTCGAGCACCCGGACCTGGACCGGCTGGCGAAGGCCGCCGCGCATCTTGTTGTCCGCTCCGCCGAGCGTGAAATCAGGGCAGACGGGCTCACCCGTGACCCCCGAACGGAGCTGGTCGTTGGAGCAAGCGACGAGGGGCGCCGCGAGGAGCGCGGCGAGGGCGAACGCAGTGCGCGAGCGCAGGTTGTGGCGGATCACGGGCGCAGCGTCGCCCCGTACGGGCCCTTTCGTCAAGTCCGGCGCGTTTTCTTCACAGGCAGCTTCGTTTTCCCGAGCGCGAGCACGTGCTCGAAGTGCGCCTCGGAGACGGGCACGACGCTGAGGCGCGAGCGCTTGAGCAAGGCGATGTCGGCGAGGGACGGATCGCTGCGGATGACCTCGAGCTCGACGGAGGCCTTGAGCGCGACGACGGGCTCGACGTCGACGGCGCTCCAGTCCTCGCCCTCCGCGGTGGGATCCGGGTACGCCTCGCGGGCGACGCGGGCGACCCCGACGACGGCCTTGTCCTCGTTCGAGTGATAGAAGAGCAGGAGATCACCCTTCTTCATGGCGCGCAGGTTGTTCCGGGCCTCGTAGTTGCGCACGCCATCCCAGACGGCCCGCTTGTCCGCGAGGAGCTGGGCGAACGAGTATTTGTAGGGCTCGCTCTTGACGAGCCAGTAATGCTTCTCCGTCGTCATGCGTTCGTCGGGACCATACAGCCCGACTTCTGCACCCTCAACAACAATCAGTCCGTGATCACGAGCGTCGTGTCGTCCGGCACGAGGCGGGAGAGCTCGTCGATTTCGGCGTCGTCGAGCGCGATGCAGCCGTGTGTCCAGTCCGATTGCTTATGCACGCCGTTCCACTCGCGCTTGCCGACGCCGTGGATGCCGATGCCGAAGCCGACGGTGCGGCCGGGCGGGACCTCGCCCCGGCGCTTGAGCTCGGCGAACCGCGCGCGGTCCACGTCGTTCGGGTAGGTCACGTTGATGAACTGATGGAACAGGCCCTTGAAGCGGCCCTTCACCCGGTAGGTGCCGACGGGCGTGACCTTGTCGCCCTCGAAGCGCTTGGGGCCGGCGCCGCCGCTGCCGATCGCGACCTTGTACGTCTTGATCACGCGTCCGCCCTCGGCGACGAGGTCGAGGCGGTGCTCGCTCTTGTCGACGCGGAGGAGCGCGACCTTGTCCGCGGCCGGTTTCTTGGGTTTTCCGCCCGGCGCGGCGGGGAGCGGGGAGGGGTGGAGGAGGGTGGTCGCCACGAGGAGCGCAAACAGGGCGTTCATGCCCGGGTGTCGAGGATCCCGCGGGGATCGTGACGGCCGAGGCGCTCGAAAAAAAATGTTTTTTCGCCCGTCACACTCCGGGTACGTTCTCCGATGAGGGGGTGATGAGCGCTCCGATGACCATGGACGAACCGAGGCTTTCCGAGCCGCTGGCGGATCCGGAGCTGCGGCGGTTTTTGCTCGATTTCGTGCGCCGCCGCGTCTCGCCCGCCGACGCCGACGATATCGTCCAGACGGTCCTCTGCGAGGCGCTCACCGCGAAGAACCGCCCGGTCGACGGGGCGGAGCTGCGCAAGTACCTGCTCGGGATCGCGCGGCACAAGGTCGCCGACGCGCACCGCGCCGCGGCGCGCCTGGAGATGCGGGAGCCGCCGGAGCTCGTGGCGGGCCCGCCCCCGGTCGAGGAGGAGGCGCTCGTGCGCTGGGCCGAGCGTCAGGCGCCGGCGACCGAGGAGGCGAAAAAGACGCTCGCCTGGATGGCGCGGGAAGGGGAGGGCGAGAAGCTCGAGAGCATCGCCGAGGAGGAGCAAGTGCCGGCGGCGCGCGTGCGGCAACGCGTGTCGCGCATGCGGCGCTGGATGAAGGAGCGGTGGCTCGCGGAGCTCGCGGCCGTGGCGGCGCTCGTGGCCCTCGCGGCGATCTTGTGGCGCGTGGTGAAGGACGCCGACGAGCCGGAGGCGCTCGTGCCGGTGCCGGACAAGGTCCCGGCGCCGCCGGATACGCCGCTCGATCGGGCGAAGGCGCTGCGGGCGGACGCGTTCTGGTGGTGCGAGCGCGGGTCGTACAAGGTTTGCGTGGAGCAACTCGACGCGGCGAAGCAGCTCGATCCGAGCGGGGACGCGGCGCCCGAGGTGCAGGCGGCGCGCGAGCGGGCGCGGCGGGCCCTCGAGGCGCCGCAGCCGCGGCCGACGTCGACGTCGACGCCGACGCCGCCCGAGACGAAAGGCGAGATCAAGGACACGAAGGAACTCGAGCCGCGGAAGGTCGCGCCCTCGCCGAAGCCCGCGCCCACGAACGCGAAGCCGAAGCTCGACCCCGAGCTCATCGATCGCGGCACCAAGAACGAAAAATCGAGGCCCCTCCCCAAGACACAACGCAAGAAGGGCGACATCGAGCTGCTGAAGAAGTGAGCCAGGGCCCGAAGCTACGGCGTTCCGGGGCCGCGGGGGGTCTTGTCCGGCGAAACCTCGGCGCTTGGGCCTTGCTTGCCAAGCTTTCGGCCCTCCTGTACGCTGGCCGAGGCGAGGAGTGGACGGCGAAGCGTCGGCGGTGCGGCTGGAGCGATCCGGATGAAGAACATGGCCTTCCAGAAAGTGGGCGACTACTTCGTCCTCGTCCACACCGCCATGGCGCCCACCGACGAGGAGTGGGACGAATGGATGCAGCACTACACGTATGCATCGATTCTCGTCGTAACGGACGGCGGCGCGCCGACGGCGTCGCAACGCAAGCGCATGAAAATGCGCGTCGACGAGCTCCGCGCCTTGCCGGGCGTGCCGAACAGGAAAGAGCCGAAGGTGGCGACCGTCACCGCGTCGTCGTTCGTCCGCGGCGTGCTCACGGCGCTCCGGTGGTTTTACCACGATGCGTATGCAGCTTTTCCGCCGGACCACATCAATCAAGCGCTGACCTATCTCGACGTTCCGCCGCGGTATCACATTGCGATGAAGACCGCGGTGCAGACGCTCCGCATGCAGCTCAAGAAGGCCAAGGGCTCCGGGCAGACGCGGACGATGCCCGACGAAGGTTGAGGCGGACCCCAGCGTCCACCGTCGACTGTGGTGTCGATAGTTACATCCGATCAGCACGACGTCGGCCTTGACGCTGTCGGGGTCGTTCGATAAAAACGGGTGTTGGTCGGTGGCACGAGCGCGTGAGCAGCTTTGGCCACGACGAATGTCGGACCCGATGTCGGGGCCCGAGGCTACTCGTCGCCCGAACGTGAGACCGCTGGAGGCATCGCACCTTGCTTGACGCAGAGAGTCGGCGCTTCCGTCGTCCGAAGGCTCCCCGAGGGGGTGAGGGGTGAGCAGCGAGCGGGCGCCGGCCGCGGGGGGCGAGCCAAGAGCCGCGGTGTCCACCACGTCGGGGGAATCGCAGGCCCCGCCGAGCGTCAATCCGTTGTCGGACGGACCTGCGTCCGTGCGTTTTCCGCGGCTCACCGCGGAGGGGCGCGTGGCGCTCGGAATGCCGGAGGAGGAGCGCCGGAGCGAACCGCCGCCGTCGGTGAGGTTTCCGCGGGCAATGGGGGAGGCGCGACACTCGTCGTGGGGCCCGCCGCGCGACGAGGACCAATTGAGCGAGCCGCCGCCGTCGGTGAGGTTTCCGCGGGCAATGGGGGAGGCGCGGCACTCGTCGTGGGGCCCGCCGCGCGACGAGGACCAATTGAGCGAGCCGCCGCCGTCCGTGCGATTCCCGCGGACGATGTCGGAGGCGCGGCACTCGTCGTGGGGGCCGCCGCGTGATCGCGAGGAGGACGGGCTCAGCGAGCCGCCGCCGTCGCTCAAGTTCCCGCGTCCGCTCTCCGCGCCGCCGCTCGGGATGCGGGCCGAGCGTGGCGAGCGCGCGGAGGACGAGGGGCTCGCGGAGCCGCCGCCGTCGCTCCGGTTCCCGCGGTCGATCGCGCCCTCCGCCTCGCCCTCGGAGCGGGCGCCGGGGCGGGACGACGAGGTGCTCTCCGAGGGGCCGGCGTCGGTGCGCTTCCCGCGGCTGACGGCCGAGGGGCGCGCGGCGCTCGGGATGCGCGAGGACGAGCCGCTCGGCGAGACGGCGTCGGTGCGGTTCCCGTCGCGCCGGCTCTCGGACATGCGGCCGCCGCGGCCCTCGGAGGCGCCGCCGTCGACGGACTACGCGGAGAGCCCGCCGTCGGTGCGGTTCCGGCGGGTGAGCGGCGAGGCGGGGCCGGGGTATCGGCTGCGCGAGGGGGCCTGCGCGGTCACGCTCTACACGCAGGATCGCTGGCTCTTGCCGGCGTCCGTGGTGCGCCTCTCCCCTTCGGCGGTGTGGTTCGCGCCGGGGGACGGGCTGATCCCGCGGCTCGGCGGGCGCGTGATCGCGTACATGCTCTCGGGCAAGGGGGCGGTCGGGCCGGTCGAGGGGATCGTGGTGTCGATCGAGCCGACGGGGCCGCAGGGGGCGGTGCTCGTCAGCGTGCAGTTCGAGGGGGTCACGCGGGAGCTCGGCCGGAAGATCCTCTCGCTCCTGCAGGAGCTCTACGCGGTCGGGCAGGCGGAGCTCGCGCGGAGTTTGTCGCGTGTCCGCGAGCAGATCGACGATCCGGGTCGGGTGCGGGCGATCCTGCGGGCGCTGATCCACGCGGGCAGCGAGGGGCTCGTCGTGGGCTCGGAGGTGCCGGTCAAGGCCGAAAAAATCGAGTCGGGCGAGGCGCCGCGGGTCGTGTGGCGATCGGCGCTCGACTGGGGCCCGCCGCCGTACATCGTGGATCTCGGCGGGTACAACTCGATTCACCGGATCCACCTGGAGAAGGCCGACTTCGAGGCGGACGGGCGGGTGACGTCGGCGCTGCCGACGCGGATCGAGCGGGTGCGGCACCGGTGGTTCCGGCGGTGCAAGGTGCAGCGGAAGATCACGGCGTCGTTCAAGCACCCGATATGGCCCGAGGTGGTCGTGGCCGGGCGGGAGGTGCTCGACGTCTCGTTCGCGGGGATGAGCTTCGAGATCGATCCCGACGAGGATCTCGTGTTCCCGGGCCTCGAGCTGACCGACATCGAGATTTCCCTCGGGGACGGGGCGCCGCTGCACGTGCACGGCGAGGTGCGGTACGTGCTCCCGGCGCGAAACGGGGCGAAGGCGCGTTGTGGGCTCAAGGTGGCGCCGCGCGCGTCGAAGGACGAGGGGCCGTGGATGCGGCTCGTGAGCCAGGAGCTGCACGAAAAGACGCTGGGCAACTCGGAGACGCCCGAGTCGATGTGGAGCCTCTTGCAGCAATCGGGGTATTTCAACTTGTCCGGTAAAACTCCGGATCAGTTCGAGCCGATGAAGAAGACGTTCCTCGAGTTCGGGGCGCGGGCGGCGGCGGCGCCGCGGATCATCTGCCAGGCGGTCTGGCCCTCGGAGCGTGGGATCGAGGCGTCGCTCTCGGTGGCCAAGATTTACAGCGGGAGCTGGCTCGTCCACCAGCTCGCGAAGCGGCCGGGCAAGGCGCCCGGCGTCGCGCACGTGCGGCAGATCCTGCGGGACATCTACCTGCGCGCGTTCGAGTATCCGCAGCTCGATCCGGCCTTCACGTGGGCGCTCGCGTTCATCGACGGCGAGGTGCCGTGGTCGATGGCGCACCTCGACTTCGCGCGGCCCTACCTCGACCAGGGGCTCGCGGCGATCCGGCCGTTCCGGCTGCTCGAGGCGCAATCGGCGGGGGCGAGCGACGAGCCCGCGGGCGAGCGATTCGACGTCGGCCCCGCGGCGCCCTTCGAGACGGCGTGGCTGCTCGACGAGCTCCGCAAGACGCACTCGCAGGCGCTGCTCGACGCGCTCGACCTCGTGCCGGAGCGGGTGGATCTCGCGGAGACGGGGCGGCTCTGGAAGGAAGCGGGGATGGGGCGGGAGCGCGTGATCTTCACGGCGCGGCGCGCGAACGTGCCCGTGGCGGCGGCGCTCGTGGAGACGGGCGAGACCGGGACGAACCTCTTCCGGCTGCTCGATTGCGTGCGCCTCTTCGAGCTCGGCCCGGGCGGCAAGCAGGCGTTCGTCGGGCTGATCGACGAGGCCCGGCAGTTCTACCGGTCGCGCGGGAAATCGAGCTTCGTGTACATGCACGAGCACCCGGACGTCGAGCACGTCGAGCGCTGCAAGCTGCTCGATCTCGGGCAGGGCAATTGCTGGGCGATATCGGCGCAGATCCTCCCGGAGTTCCTCGAGCACGTCTACGAGCTGACGGCCATCGGCCGGTACAAACCGAAGCAGGGGTAAGGAATGAGGCTCGCCGAGCGACTCGCGGCCCTCGCCGCGGGCGCAGATCACGGGACGTA of the Polyangium spumosum genome contains:
- a CDS encoding fatty acid desaturase; this translates as MTAIVSTLTSLPFTQLRRNRYFYLWYDGFYLVLCAALIALMVTTGFQGLVPTWDNRLWLVLPVACHLQILCSVFIHNATHNNFPRALNRIVGELCGMVVLTRFASWEVIHQRHHRFSDDVEKDPHPVGPSYWRFLVDTIVNVEHQLQQIYFDLYGDTPENRRYERLRAYVSYGTNLLLIATWFLFLGKVGFFFLFVPASIVGFFHLVHFNWSTHNAFSPSGDFKPVNLDHGYYKIGNLLWFGIYMHANHHKRAGMFNPAKMQPSLPITPPPG
- a CDS encoding L,D-transpeptidase family protein, which produces MNALFALLVATTLLHPSPLPAAPGGKPKKPAADKVALLRVDKSEHRLDLVAEGGRVIKTYKVAIGSGGAGPKRFEGDKVTPVGTYRVKGRFKGLFHQFINVTYPNDVDRARFAELKRRGEVPPGRTVGFGIGIHGVGKREWNGVHKQSDWTHGCIALDDAEIDELSRLVPDDTTLVITD
- a CDS encoding fatty acid desaturase, translated to MSSSLTARGPWLVKHPAEWRQIGIVTAYLGVLASMVFVPACRNLPLLAAACYLSFLNTVVIHNHLHQGVFQSRRLNMIFRAVLSFGALYPASANIPSHNLVHHHFEDDGKPDWVAPTYVSFGWNLLNLIHFPNVAGPNTFAGVSRWARIKGREDFVRQYLVEQVVAFGLTGALLVYDFWTTLFFVVVPQLYGARCILRINLIQHDRCDTTSEWNHSRNFVGRAFNWVMCNNGFHTIHHNRAGLHWSSLADAHRREVVPRVDPSLDEPSMVLYLLRTYLLRPSRPPIRDVAKAETLVAQIDLAPREIRRAEAEAEAASA
- a CDS encoding RNA polymerase sigma factor, encoding MTMDEPRLSEPLADPELRRFLLDFVRRRVSPADADDIVQTVLCEALTAKNRPVDGAELRKYLLGIARHKVADAHRAAARLEMREPPELVAGPPPVEEEALVRWAERQAPATEEAKKTLAWMAREGEGEKLESIAEEEQVPAARVRQRVSRMRRWMKERWLAELAAVAALVALAAILWRVVKDADEPEALVPVPDKVPAPPDTPLDRAKALRADAFWWCERGSYKVCVEQLDAAKQLDPSGDAAPEVQAARERARRALEAPQPRPTSTSTPTPPETKGEIKDTKELEPRKVAPSPKPAPTNAKPKLDPELIDRGTKNEKSRPLPKTQRKKGDIELLKK
- a CDS encoding EVE domain-containing protein, which encodes MTTEKHYWLVKSEPYKYSFAQLLADKRAVWDGVRNYEARNNLRAMKKGDLLLFYHSNEDKAVVGVARVAREAYPDPTAEGEDWSAVDVEPVVALKASVELEVIRSDPSLADIALLKRSRLSVVPVSEAHFEHVLALGKTKLPVKKTRRT